The window TAAAAGGATGCAATATGTGGAATGTAATTATCTTAAGCAAATTGGTGGACTTCTAGAGGCAGGGGTTGTAACAAAATGCTCCAGTAAATTAACTAAGCGCATTCTCAATTAATAGCCGTGTTTCTTCGTCAAATGCCTTATTACATTCACACTGGTGTTTTTAACATTAGCCTTACATGGCATTAGTAGAGTGGAACTGTTAACATACATTTCCTACTTATTTCCGTTCTATTCTTTTCAAGATTAGGAACATTTTTGTTCTTCGTCAAATGCCTTATTACATTCACACTGGTGTTTTTAACATTTTGCCTTATATGGCATTAGTAGAGTGGAACTGGCAATATACATTTCCTACTTATTTCCATTCTATTCTTTTCAAGATTAGGAACATTTTTCTCTGAAGATAATTTGTCAAGATATTTCAGGTACACTCTCTGTATACATGTACGTTACTACGTTGCCAATTCAGTTATACACATGGAAACTTGCCAATGAACAAAAAGGAAATAAGATAGTTTGTTGTACTGCTGCCTGTAGTTTCACTCACCGTTTTATGAGCAAACGATTACAATTTCACAACATCAAAACAGACAGTAAGATTCCTagttaataaaaatacatttatatattgcAAGAATGTACGAATACCTCAGGTGTAAAATTGGGAAACCAATATGCTGTGCTGTTAATTAAGTATATCATGGTCAATGAACGCCTGACATGTTCAAACTCCGGTCAGCTTGATAACTCACTAGACATTACTGGGAAAAATGATGTAGACACAACTGCAGTACAGTGTGAACACGTTTGAAGATGTAATCATTTTTGCCGTCAATTATCCACTGCTTGACTTTAAGAGAACATGTATTTCTCAGATGTAATTTCTTGGCTTTATACCTTCTGACATAGCAATTATAGAGGAATAAATACTGAAGAGAATACATATGCGTTCGTTCATGTGGGTATACTTTCAGAGTGCATGTGCATTTTAACCTTTACCCTAGCGCCAAGTACTGGCTGATTATTTCAATCCTATTCCTTCAATAAAAAAATGCTCACAAGCGATTTTTCATTAATTGTGCCAGCAACCAAAATGGAGCTACACAATCACCTACCAAACATCCTGATCATTTTTTTCCCTACTGCAGGACCCCAAAAATCATCCTCTATTTGAACAGAAAGGAAAAGTCTCCTACTGTAAATAACCCTTCCTATCCCGATGAGCAACCTTATGTGGTACCCAAAAGTCAATGGACAGCATCCTGTTTCACAGATAATTAGTAGCACTCTCCTCTTAGCAGCATGAAGACCCGGATTTGTAATCGCTATGCAAATCAATTGCATTCCCAAGCATAGAATGCTCCATATGCTCTTCTACAGCAAGTACCTGCCTTACTGATTCCTCAAAGGCAACATCCACATTTGTCGCATCCTTAGCACTTGTTTCTAGATAAGGGTAGTTTCCATTTTCAATACACCAAGCTTGTGCCACCTCTGTGGTGACCTCTCTTTCACTTTTGTCTACCTTGTTACCAAGGACTACAAATGGGAAGTGGTCAGGGTCCTTcacatctgcatagaaaatgaactcTTTACGCCAGTTTCCCAAATTCTCAAAGCTCTGACGGTCATCCACACTGAAAGTCAACAAGCAGCAATCTGCTCCTCGATAGAAAGGGGTTCGTAGACTCTTGAAACGTTCCTGCCCTGCGGTGTCCCAGATCTGAAGAGTCACAAACCTTCCATCTACCTCCAGATCACGGTTTAAGAATTCAACGCCTATTGTGTGAAAAGCTTGGGAATCGAACTTGTTGGTCACATATCGATTCATGAGTGAACTTTTTCCAACTCCACCATCCCCGAGAAGAATAACCTTGAGAAGCAGAGACTTTCCACTCATTGCTGCAGCAGTAGAACTCAAAATACCTGGAGAGGGTACAATAAATAGAACCAATTAGAAAATGACTAATCAGTAATGTGCCACATGAATAACCCATTACGGTAAGAGATGAAAACACAATGAGAAGCAGACAATTTAATTACAACGAAGATAAAACAAAAGTGGTAACTTTGTCCACATTATTGGTTTTCACGTTATCCACCATGAATGGATAACAGACTGGATGATCAACTGACTCAATCTCctttgattcaaacatgtgaactaAAGGTTTCCTACAGCGGCATGTACAACTCACTCACTATCTGTCTATTAATACAGAGGAGGATGCTCTATAAGCACTAATATGTGCTGAGTAAATACAAGTTCTGCTCTGGCCCTCTCAAGACTGGAGTTCCACTGTTTGCTTGGCAAGGTTAGTAATTCATTAATTCTCTTGTTTCTTTGGAACAGATTCGCAAGCACTATTATACTAGTCTTACTTATCAAGCTGAAGGACAAAGTTTTGTcaaaaatatttcttttattttaaaggTTTCAATATAATGATACTACGTTCATGATTTGGGCTCACTGTTTATATTTACCTTTTCTTTCCTCATTTCTGCTTGAACGCCAAATAACTTTGAGTCTACTGATCAGAGTCAATAGAAAActgtaaaatagttttataataATCTTTTAGAACTCACCTTTGGGAGTAACTGCCAAACTGCAGCCTTAAGCTGTGTGGATTTCAACTAAAGTAGTATTTGTTCTATGAATAAATTGCAAGAGAGCGGGTGTCTGTTGAACTTGTACTCAGACTACAGTGAATGCAACAATATGGAAGTTACCCAGATATGAGAAAAAATACCTTATTATACAATACAGCTACTTACAGTTATAACTCTGAGCAGGCTTAAGGTTTTACAGCACCTATACTTGTACACCAAGTTTTCCAACCATTTAATTCCGCCACTCCTAATTCAATACTCTGGCCTTCATTTGGAGCAAAATGCCAAAGTGGATAATATTCTCATGCAGGAAAGTAGTTACTGCATTCAGGAGCAGTGATATTGCCTCCGATATGTGCACTTATGTACATAAATAGGGAATACCTGCTGGTTATCACATTTACATTTACTTTTACAGACTAATGAGTAATGGTGGTACCCTGCACTGATGAATGCAATATCATCTTTTTTCGTGGTCACTAAGACCCCCATTACGACTTCGGCTGACGGAAAAGGCTGTCGGCCGAAGTCCAGTGGTCAGGACATCACCAGTGTGGTCTCCTTCCTGAggtccctattacgagtttccctctgccggaaacagcccacaacattgaaacagtctcataattgagccggtggcgtcgctcttttcactgtctgcaaagaaggaGGGCTCTTCCATCAATATGCCAAAACATACGTCAGTGGTTTTTACTTTTCATCCCAAGAACAATTGGTGTCTTTTCAGAAGTTGGATGGAGCCAATTCAATTCCATATTTCAAGATTTCTGCAGAAATCC of the Pleurodeles waltl isolate 20211129_DDA chromosome 2_1, aPleWal1.hap1.20221129, whole genome shotgun sequence genome contains:
- the RAB9B gene encoding ras-related protein Rab-9B; translation: MSGKSLLLKVILLGDGGVGKSSLMNRYVTNKFDSQAFHTIGVEFLNRDLEVDGRFVTLQIWDTAGQERFKSLRTPFYRGADCCLLTFSVDDRQSFENLGNWRKEFIFYADVKDPDHFPFVVLGNKVDKSEREVTTEVAQAWCIENGNYPYLETSAKDATNVDVAFEESVRQVLAVEEHMEHSMLGNAIDLHSDYKSGSSCC